Genomic segment of Veillonella parvula DSM 2008:
ATTTCTGGTGTGTGGATTGCCGTAGGCCTCACATTAGGCACATGGGCCAACTGGAAATTCGTTTCTAGACGCCTGCGCAACCATACCGAGGTAGCCAGTGACAGTTTGACCTTACCGGATTATTTAAAGAATCGTTTCCACGATCAGTCTCATTCGGTAGCTGTCATTTCCGCCTTATTTATCTTGATTTTCTTCTTGATTTATACATCATCAGGATTCGTGGCAGGGGGCAAATTGTTCAATACGATCTTCGGTCTTGATTACACCGTATCCCTCTTTATCACAGCTGGTATCGTCGTATTCTATACCTTCCTTGGCGGATTCCTCGCCGTATCTTGGACAGACTGTATTCAAGGCGCATTAATGTTCTTTGCCATCTTGGCAGTACCAATTACAGCAGCCATGTACATGGGTGGCCTTATAGAAACATTCCAGCTCATCCAACATGAGTTCCCACAAGGACTTAGCTTGTTTGGTAATCCGTCTGATTGGTTTACTTGGGCTATCGGCCTAATTTCTTCTCTTGGTTGGGGTCTTGGCTACTTTGGTCAACCTCACATCCTAGTTAGATTCATGGCTATCTCTGATGCGAAAGAACTTAAGAAATCTACGAACATCGCCATGGTATGGGTTATCTTATCTCTTATGGCAGCTATTGCTGTAGGTCTCATCGGTCATGTTTACATGCTGCCAGATAAGTTAGTAGGCACTGATGCGGAAACAATATTCCTCATCATGACAGAACGCCTCTTTACTCCATTTGTAGCTGGGCTTATCTGGTCCGCCGTATTGGCAGCCATCATGAGTACCGCATCTGCTCAATTATTAGTAACAGCTTCTGCTATTTCTAATGACTTCTATGCTAATATCATCCATCCAAAAGCAAGCGATAAAGAGCTTGTATTAGTAAGCCGTATCGTAGTACTTCTAGTGGCATTGATTGCCATTTATATGGCTATGGATCCAGACAGCTATATCTTGACGA
This window contains:
- the putP gene encoding sodium/proline symporter PutP: MTQDNLMIIIAFALYLGLMMYIGVYYYRKSNSIGDYILGGRQLGPWITALSAEASDMSGWMLMGVPGLAYTTGISGVWIAVGLTLGTWANWKFVSRRLRNHTEVASDSLTLPDYLKNRFHDQSHSVAVISALFILIFFLIYTSSGFVAGGKLFNTIFGLDYTVSLFITAGIVVFYTFLGGFLAVSWTDCIQGALMFFAILAVPITAAMYMGGLIETFQLIQHEFPQGLSLFGNPSDWFTWAIGLISSLGWGLGYFGQPHILVRFMAISDAKELKKSTNIAMVWVILSLMAAIAVGLIGHVYMLPDKLVGTDAETIFLIMTERLFTPFVAGLIWSAVLAAIMSTASAQLLVTASAISNDFYANIIHPKASDKELVLVSRIVVLLVALIAIYMAMDPDSYILTMVAYAWAGFGAAFGPAILFSLFWKRMTRHGCIAGIVVGGLTVLFWKQFGFLGLYEIVPGFILSSIAIYIVSLMGKLPPRPVLKDYREAEKMHIL